One part of the Polyangiaceae bacterium genome encodes these proteins:
- a CDS encoding M13 family metallopeptidase — protein MSYPKQDPRQNPVRSFAHLVRAPLAGALVAGCFVACGGGAATEAPPDTAPPVPPEPPGKPTVQRSLAEVGLDAAAMDKSVDPCTDFYSFACGGWIKNTQIPSDKARWVRSFSVIHEENEKELRRILEEAGKATDAEPVKKALGSYYAACMDEKAIEGEGTKPLQPLLKQIQGVRDQKSLIAAVTKLHEHRIWALFDISAQQDFADATKMIGFMDQNGLGLPDRDYYILEPAALPKHTSDPAKHPSEAKAAPPTKEALEALEKKKKLLADYEAHVARMLELGGMKAPAAKAAAKDVLKIETALAEVSKTKVERRDPKKLYNKVDLEGVEKTLPRFDWKSYFAAIGAPELKDISITSKEFFAGVNDILPKFKPAQWKNYLTWQVLHNMAPTLSKAFVDENFKLNKLLTGQEEIEARWKRCVAFTDDALGEALAQPFVAEHFGGESKSAAESYVHAIAAAFDKEVDNLDWMDATTRQRAKQKLKAMAYLIGYPSKWKSYDFTVGKEFAANVLGAEKWKLKDDLSQLGKPVDRERWEMSPPTVNAYYHPNKNHMVFPAGILQPPFYDVKAAVPVNLGAMGMVVGHELTHGFDDEGSQFDKDGNLKNWWEPPVEKTFKGKTACVAEQYSSYEVLPGVKINGKLTLGENIADMGGLKLAFAAYRSLRKDAPEHVQADGFTEDQQFFISNGQIWCAKYREEAARMQVVNDPHSAPRYRVNGPLSNLPEFAQAFECKSGTPMNPENRCSVW, from the coding sequence ATGTCCTACCCCAAGCAAGACCCTCGACAGAACCCCGTCCGCTCTTTCGCTCACCTGGTGCGTGCGCCCCTCGCTGGTGCGCTCGTTGCGGGTTGCTTCGTCGCCTGTGGCGGTGGAGCTGCCACTGAGGCGCCGCCTGACACGGCGCCCCCGGTCCCCCCAGAGCCCCCGGGCAAGCCGACGGTCCAGCGTTCCCTCGCGGAAGTGGGCCTGGACGCTGCGGCGATGGACAAGAGCGTCGACCCCTGTACGGACTTCTACAGCTTCGCCTGCGGCGGCTGGATCAAGAACACACAGATCCCCTCGGACAAGGCGCGCTGGGTGCGCTCCTTCTCGGTGATCCACGAGGAGAATGAGAAGGAGCTGCGGCGCATCCTCGAGGAGGCAGGCAAGGCGACCGACGCCGAGCCGGTGAAGAAGGCCCTCGGCTCCTACTACGCAGCCTGCATGGACGAGAAGGCCATCGAGGGGGAGGGCACCAAGCCTCTGCAGCCGCTGCTCAAGCAGATCCAGGGCGTCCGCGATCAAAAAAGCTTGATCGCCGCGGTGACCAAGCTGCACGAGCACCGCATCTGGGCCCTCTTCGATATTTCCGCGCAGCAAGATTTCGCCGACGCCACCAAGATGATCGGCTTCATGGATCAGAACGGTCTCGGCCTACCGGACCGCGACTACTACATTCTGGAGCCTGCTGCGCTGCCCAAGCACACGAGTGACCCGGCGAAGCACCCGAGCGAGGCGAAGGCAGCGCCTCCGACCAAGGAGGCCCTGGAGGCGCTCGAGAAGAAGAAGAAGCTGCTCGCCGACTACGAAGCTCACGTCGCGCGCATGCTCGAGCTTGGGGGCATGAAGGCGCCCGCCGCCAAGGCGGCCGCGAAGGACGTGTTGAAGATCGAGACCGCCCTGGCAGAAGTCTCCAAGACCAAGGTGGAGCGGCGCGACCCAAAGAAGCTCTACAACAAGGTCGACCTCGAGGGCGTCGAGAAGACGCTGCCGCGCTTCGACTGGAAGAGCTACTTCGCGGCCATCGGGGCCCCGGAGCTCAAGGACATCAGCATCACCAGCAAGGAGTTCTTCGCGGGAGTGAATGACATCCTCCCGAAGTTCAAGCCGGCGCAGTGGAAGAACTACCTGACCTGGCAGGTGCTCCACAACATGGCGCCTACCTTGAGCAAGGCGTTCGTCGACGAGAACTTCAAGCTGAACAAGCTGCTCACAGGTCAAGAAGAGATCGAGGCGCGCTGGAAGCGCTGCGTGGCCTTCACCGACGACGCGCTGGGTGAGGCGCTAGCGCAGCCCTTCGTCGCTGAGCACTTCGGTGGGGAGAGCAAGTCCGCTGCAGAGAGCTACGTCCACGCGATCGCTGCTGCCTTCGACAAGGAGGTCGACAACCTCGACTGGATGGACGCGACGACGCGCCAACGCGCCAAGCAGAAGCTGAAGGCGATGGCCTACCTGATCGGCTACCCGAGCAAGTGGAAGAGCTACGACTTCACCGTTGGCAAGGAGTTTGCGGCCAACGTACTCGGTGCGGAGAAGTGGAAGCTGAAGGATGATCTCTCTCAGCTGGGTAAGCCGGTGGATCGCGAGCGCTGGGAGATGAGCCCGCCCACGGTGAACGCGTACTATCACCCGAACAAGAACCACATGGTGTTTCCCGCTGGAATCCTGCAGCCGCCGTTCTACGACGTGAAGGCTGCGGTGCCGGTCAACCTGGGGGCCATGGGCATGGTGGTCGGACACGAGCTGACGCACGGCTTCGACGACGAGGGTTCGCAGTTCGACAAGGACGGCAACCTGAAGAACTGGTGGGAGCCACCGGTGGAGAAGACCTTCAAGGGCAAGACCGCCTGCGTGGCCGAGCAGTACTCGAGCTACGAGGTGCTGCCCGGTGTGAAGATCAACGGCAAGCTCACCCTGGGCGAGAACATCGCCGACATGGGTGGCCTGAAGCTGGCGTTTGCGGCCTATCGCTCGCTGCGCAAAGATGCCCCGGAGCACGTCCAAGCGGACGGCTTCACCGAGGACCAGCAGTTCTTCATCTCCAACGGCCAGATCTGGTGCGCGAAGTACCGCGAGGAAGCGGCGCGCATGCAGGTGGTGAACGATCCGCACTCGGCGCCGCGCTATCGCGTCAACGGGCCGCTCTCGAACTTGCCGGAGTTCGCGCAAGCCTTCGAGTGCAAGTCGGGTACTCCGATGAACCCGGAGAACCGCTGCTCGGTCTGGTAG
- a CDS encoding PQQ-dependent sugar dehydrogenase: protein MKRRYWIALGALALIALGLTFGGRTIRRGLVRAFDTGYSPPSVDSAGAASRAASGVQLVQVVTGLSEPTDIQFVPGQADHAVFLEKGGTARYVEVPESGEAIDAEKAPLVVKLEVRTNSELGLLGLAFHPKYGENGLFYLNYNPKAGELRTIVSEWHLPVAELGKRPAKETRVLLDFEQPYENHDGGQLAFGPDGYLYVATGDGGFKNDPHGNGQSLKTLLGKLLRIDVDHKDEGKEYAVPKDNPFLSQSDARPEIWAYGLRNPWRFSFDPQGRALVADVGQNTWEEVDYVRAGDNLGWNTREGRHCFASDDDCTTAGLVDPITEYNHELGKSITGGFVYHGQKLPELAGHYVFGDFVDGRVWSVALPKELDPGEPMLPLQSLGQWPYLISTFGQDAKGEIYLADYSRGDIYRFEAKH from the coding sequence ATGAAGCGCCGCTACTGGATCGCCCTCGGTGCCCTCGCGCTGATTGCGCTCGGTCTGACCTTTGGAGGGCGAACCATCCGCCGCGGCTTGGTGCGGGCCTTCGATACGGGGTATTCGCCGCCGAGCGTGGACTCCGCCGGAGCGGCAAGTCGCGCGGCGTCGGGCGTTCAACTGGTGCAAGTCGTGACGGGTCTGTCGGAGCCGACGGACATCCAGTTCGTGCCTGGCCAGGCGGACCACGCGGTGTTCCTGGAGAAGGGGGGCACTGCTCGCTACGTCGAGGTGCCCGAGTCCGGTGAGGCAATCGATGCGGAGAAAGCGCCGCTGGTGGTCAAGCTGGAGGTGCGAACCAACTCCGAGCTGGGCCTCCTGGGATTGGCGTTTCATCCCAAGTACGGGGAGAACGGGCTGTTCTACCTCAACTACAACCCCAAGGCCGGCGAGCTCCGCACCATCGTTTCCGAGTGGCATTTACCCGTCGCGGAGCTTGGCAAGCGACCCGCCAAGGAGACCCGAGTGTTGCTCGATTTCGAGCAACCCTATGAGAACCACGATGGGGGTCAGCTAGCGTTTGGGCCGGACGGTTACCTCTACGTTGCCACCGGAGATGGCGGCTTCAAGAATGATCCCCACGGTAACGGTCAAAGCCTCAAGACGCTGCTCGGGAAGCTCCTGCGCATCGACGTCGACCACAAGGACGAGGGCAAGGAATACGCGGTCCCCAAGGACAACCCGTTCCTCAGCCAGAGCGACGCTCGCCCGGAGATTTGGGCCTACGGCCTCAGAAACCCCTGGCGCTTCAGCTTCGACCCCCAAGGGCGCGCGCTGGTCGCCGATGTCGGACAGAACACCTGGGAAGAGGTCGACTACGTGCGCGCCGGCGACAATCTCGGGTGGAACACTCGGGAGGGGCGTCACTGCTTTGCCAGCGACGACGACTGCACCACCGCCGGCCTCGTCGATCCGATCACCGAGTACAATCACGAGCTCGGCAAGAGCATCACTGGCGGCTTCGTCTACCACGGACAGAAGCTCCCGGAGCTCGCTGGCCACTACGTATTCGGCGACTTCGTGGACGGCCGCGTCTGGTCCGTCGCCTTGCCGAAGGAACTCGACCCCGGCGAGCCCATGCTGCCGCTACAGAGCTTGGGCCAATGGCCCTACTTGATCAGCACCTTTGGTCAGGACGCCAAAGGCGAGATCTACCTGGCAGACTACAGCCGCGGAGACATCTACCGATTCGAAGCCAAGCACTAG
- a CDS encoding outer membrane beta-barrel protein has translation MKKLLVSAAGAATLLGLFSSTAMAQDKPISLGLRAGYGIPMGKVQDDVTVAGQTTEFKLSDTVSSAFPALQLDAGYFVTPEIMLGAYFGYAVLSVADDACPSGVDCSANQLRYGIQAQYHLSRGENLDPWFGLGFGFEDISMSREAGGQSQDFSLSGLEFISLNGGADFQVADGIGVGPYVSFALGQYSKTTDSAGKDADIEETAMHQWLTLGVKGSFGF, from the coding sequence ATGAAGAAGCTGCTCGTGAGCGCCGCTGGCGCTGCAACTCTGCTTGGCCTGTTCTCTTCCACCGCCATGGCGCAAGACAAGCCGATCAGCCTCGGCCTGCGCGCTGGGTACGGTATCCCCATGGGCAAGGTGCAGGATGACGTCACCGTGGCTGGACAGACGACGGAGTTCAAGCTCTCCGACACCGTGTCGAGTGCCTTTCCAGCATTGCAGCTCGACGCCGGCTACTTCGTGACGCCCGAGATCATGCTGGGGGCCTACTTCGGCTATGCGGTCTTGAGCGTCGCGGACGATGCGTGCCCCTCGGGCGTGGACTGCAGCGCGAACCAGCTGCGCTACGGTATCCAGGCGCAGTATCACCTTTCCCGTGGGGAAAATCTGGACCCCTGGTTCGGACTCGGATTTGGTTTCGAAGACATCTCGATGAGTCGCGAAGCCGGTGGTCAGTCCCAAGACTTCAGCCTGAGCGGCCTCGAGTTCATCTCGCTCAACGGTGGGGCTGACTTCCAGGTCGCGGATGGCATCGGTGTCGGACCCTACGTGTCGTTCGCGCTGGGCCAGTACTCGAAGACGACCGACTCGGCGGGCAAAGACGCCGACATCGAGGAGACCGCCATGCACCAGTGGCTGACGCTCGGCGTGAAGGGCTCCTTCGGCTTCTGA